In Vidua macroura isolate BioBank_ID:100142 chromosome 7, ASM2450914v1, whole genome shotgun sequence, a single genomic region encodes these proteins:
- the DAPL1 gene encoding death-associated protein-like 1 isoform X1, which yields MQPLPRPSGDPRAAGQERTALQPPTGSETDSFCDQDFFRHSIICNTDVKAGGMRVSKKQENGPVEKNAKLPGKEKSSAIVSFAKPQNMGVLVAEALNKMGHKIHAAALQVAHEKPQPTLEKFILPKRIYIIQQPRKC from the exons atgcagcccctgccccgtCCTTCTGGAGACCCGcgggcagcaggacaggagcgCACAGCGTTACAGCCACCCACAGGCTCCGAAACGGACAGCTTTTGTGACCAAGATTTCTTCAGACACAGTATAATTTGCAACACAGATG TTAAGGCTGGAGGTATGAGAGTGtctaaaaagcaagaaaatggaCCTGTTGAGAAAAATGCTAAacttccaggaaaagaaaagtcaaG TGCTATTGTCAGTTTTGCAAAACCTCAGAACATGGGTGTCTTGGTAGCAGAAGCTCTGAACAAA ATGGGCCACAAAATCCATGCAGCAGCGCTACAAGTGGCTCACGAAAAGCCACAACCTACCTTGGAGAAGTTCATACTGCCTAAAAGAATTTACATTATTCAACAGCCACGGAAATGTTAA
- the DAPL1 gene encoding death-associated protein-like 1 isoform X2 — protein sequence MALRRGVPPGRRPPAVKAGGMRVSKKQENGPVEKNAKLPGKEKSSAIVSFAKPQNMGVLVAEALNKMGHKIHAAALQVAHEKPQPTLEKFILPKRIYIIQQPRKC from the exons ATGGCGCTGAGGAGGGGTGTCCCGCCGGGCCGGCGCCCTCCCGCAG TTAAGGCTGGAGGTATGAGAGTGtctaaaaagcaagaaaatggaCCTGTTGAGAAAAATGCTAAacttccaggaaaagaaaagtcaaG TGCTATTGTCAGTTTTGCAAAACCTCAGAACATGGGTGTCTTGGTAGCAGAAGCTCTGAACAAA ATGGGCCACAAAATCCATGCAGCAGCGCTACAAGTGGCTCACGAAAAGCCACAACCTACCTTGGAGAAGTTCATACTGCCTAAAAGAATTTACATTATTCAACAGCCACGGAAATGTTAA
- the DAPL1 gene encoding death-associated protein-like 1 isoform X3, translated as MRVSKKQENGPVEKNAKLPGKEKSSAIVSFAKPQNMGVLVAEALNKMGHKIHAAALQVAHEKPQPTLEKFILPKRIYIIQQPRKC; from the exons ATGAGAGTGtctaaaaagcaagaaaatggaCCTGTTGAGAAAAATGCTAAacttccaggaaaagaaaagtcaaG TGCTATTGTCAGTTTTGCAAAACCTCAGAACATGGGTGTCTTGGTAGCAGAAGCTCTGAACAAA ATGGGCCACAAAATCCATGCAGCAGCGCTACAAGTGGCTCACGAAAAGCCACAACCTACCTTGGAGAAGTTCATACTGCCTAAAAGAATTTACATTATTCAACAGCCACGGAAATGTTAA